The genomic interval GCGACTACCTGAACAGCGTGCCGCTCGCCGCCGCGCCGGGCTACGGCGAGGTGCACGGCCTGGCCGACGGCCTGCGGGTCTGGTACGGCGCCGACTTCGCCCGGGTCAACCGGCTGCTCGCCTCGGCGGATGCCAGCTTGGCCGAACGCGGCCTGGCGCTGCGCCAGGTGCTCTCGCTGCTGATCGCCCAGCGCCGTCCCTCTCATTATCTGGTCGCTGGCCGCGAAGAGCTGGCCGCCCTCACCGACAGCCACATCCGCCTGCTGCGCAAGGGCGGGCAGATCGATCCCGGTCTGGCCGAGGCCGCCCTCGCCCAGCGCACCGCGTTTCGCGACTGGATGCAGGAGCCCGCGGTCCAGCCCATCGAGACCACCAAGGGCATCAGCGTCGCCCGCAGCCGCCTGGCTACCCTGCTGCAACGCTCGCTGTACGACCTCGACCGCTTCGACCTGTCCGCCAGCACGCCCCTACAGGGCGAGCTGCAGGAGGCCATCACCCGCTATCTGGGCCAGTTGGCCGATCCGGCCTTCGCCGAAAGCATCGGCCTGTTCGGCGAACGCCTGCTGTCGCCGGAGAAAACCGCCGAGGTGCGCTACAGCTTCACGCTGTTCGAACGCAGTGGCGACAGCTTCCTCGTACGGGTGCAGACCGACAGCACGGCACAGCCCTTCGACATCAACGAGGGCAGCAAGCTGGAGCTGGGCTCGACCGCCAAGCTGCGGGTGCTGACTACCTACCTGGAAATCATCGCCGAACTGCACGCGCGCTTCGCCGGGCAGGACAGGGCCGCACTGCGGGCAGCGGAGGCCCAGACGGAGCCGCTGGACTTCCTGACCCGCTGGGCCATCGAGTGGCTGATGATGAATCCGGAGGGAAGCCTGCCGACCATGCTGGATGCCGCCCTCGAGCGGCGCTACTCGGCGAGCCCCGGCGAAAGCTTCTTCACCGGCGGCGGCCTGCACACCTTCGCCAACTTCCGCAAGGAGGACAACGGCCGCCGGCCGACAATGCGCGAATCACTGCGCGAGTCGATCAACCTGCCCTTCGTGCGCCTGTTGCGCGATATCGTCCGCTACACCATCTATCAGTCGCCGAACAACAGTGTCGCCCTGCTCAAGGACGACCAGGATCCGCGCCGTCTGGAATACCTGACCCGCTTCGCCGACCGCGAGGGCACGGTGTACCTGCGCCGGTTCTGGAACAAGTACCGCGGCAAGAGCAGCGACGAGCGCCTGGCCACCTTCCTCGAGGGGCTGCGCGTCACTCCGGTGCGGCTCGCCGCGGTGCACCGCTACCTGCTGCCGCAGAGCGACCGCGCCAGCTTCGATGCCTTCCTGCGCGCCCACCTGCCGAATGACCGCACCCTCACCGAGAAGCGCCTCGATAGTCTCTACCGCAGCTATGGCCCGGGCGCCTATAACCTGCCCGACCAGGGCTACATCGCCCGCGTCCATCCCCTTGATCTATGGCTGCTGGGCTACCTGATCCAGCACCCGGCGGCCAGCTACCAGGAGGTGGTGGAGGCCAGCCGCGACGAGCGCCAGGAAGTCTACGGCTGGCTGTTCAAGAGCCGCCACCGCAGCGCCCGCGACAGCCGCATCCGCACCATGGTGGAGGTGGAAGCCTTCCTCGACATCCACCAGCGCTGGCAGCGGCTGGGCTATCCCTTCCCGCACCTGGTGCCCTCGCTGGCCACCGCACTGGGCAGCTCGGGAGATCGTCCGGCGGCGCTCGCCGAGCTGATCGGCATCATCCTCAACGATGGCGTGCGCCTGCCGGTGGTACGCATCGACAGTCTGGAATTCGCCGTCGACACCCCCTACGAGACCCGTCTCGGCCTCGCCCCGGACCGCGCCCGCCGGGTGCTGGCTCCGGAGGTCGCGGCAGCCCTGCGCGGCGCTCTTGCCCAAGTGGTGGAGAACGGCACCGCACGGCGCCTGTTCGGCAGCTTCCAGCAGGCCGACGGCACGCCCCTGACCGTCGGCGGCAAGACCGGCACCGGCGACAACCGCATCCAGCGGGTCGCCCGGGGAGGCTACGTGGTCAGCTCGCAGGCGCTGAACCGCACCGCCACCTTCGTCTTCTACCTCGGGCCGAACCACTTCGGCACGCTCACCGCCTACGTTCCCGGCCGCGCCGCGGAGAAGTTCCGCTTCACCTCGGCCCTGCCGGTGCAGGTGCTCAAGGGCATGGCGCCGATCCTGCAGCCCTATCTGCAGGGGCAGAACAGTCTCTGCCAGGCGGCACCGGCAACCGCTCGGCACTGAACGGGAAGCGGCGTCTGCACTCCCCTGCTCCGGCAGGATGTGCAGACGATCGCGAGAACGTCGCCCTCAGTCTCCTTCGGTCAGGGACAGCAACGAGGCATTGCCGCCCACCGCAGCGGTATTGATGGCGGTGGAGCGCTCCTGGACGAAGCGCAGCAGGTAGTTCGGCCCGCCGGCCTTCGGCCCGGTCCCCGACAGGCCGCAGCCGCCGAAAGGCTGCACGCCGACCACCGCGCCGATCTGGTTGCGGTTGACGTAGAGATTGCCGACCCGCGCCAGCGCCTCGATGCGCCGGGCGGTCGCCTCGTTGCGGCTGTGCACGCCGAGAGTCAGGCCATAACCGCTGGCATTGATCGCCGCAACCACCTGCTCGAGATCCTCCGCGGCATAGCGCACCACGTGCAGGATGGGGCCGAAGTGCTCCCTCCTGAGCTCGCCGATTCCGCCGATCTCGAAGGCGACCGGAGCAAGGAAGTGGCCGTTCAGACCGGGCGTCAGGCTCGCCTCGGCGAGCAGGCGCCCCTCGCTCTTGAGCATGTCGACGTGCTCCAGCAGTCCCTGGCGGGCCTGTGCGTCGACCAGCGGCCCGATATCGGTGTCCCGACGCTGCGGCAGACCGATGCGCAGCTCGGCCATGGCTCCCCGGAGCAGGTCGATCACCGGCCCGGCGATTTCGTTCTGCAGATAGAGCACGCGCAGCGCCGAGCAGCGCTGCCCGGCGCTGGTGAAGGCCGAATGCAGGGCATCCTTGACCACCTGCTCGGGCAGCGCGGTGGAATCGACGATCATCACGTTCTGCCCGCCGGTCTCGGCGATCAGCGTGACCAGCGGCCCGTCGCGCCAGGCCAGACGACGATTGATCAGGCGCGCGGTTTCCGTGGAGCCGGTGAAGCAGACCCCGGCCAGGTGCGGATCGGCGCAGCAGGCAGCCCCCAGGCTGGGACCGTCGCCGGGCAGGAAGGCGATCGCCTCCTTCGGCAGGCCGGCGGCGAACAGCAGCTCGAGGGCACGGGCGGCGATCAGACTGGTCTGTTCGGCCGGCTTGGCCAGCACACAGTTGCCGGCGACCAGCGCGGCGGCAATCTGCCCCAGGTAGATCGCCAGGGGGAAATTCCACGGGCTGATGCAGAAGAACAGACCGCGCCCCTCGTAGAAAAGCTCGTTGCGCTCGCCGGTCGGCCCCCGGAGTTCCGTGCGCCCCAGGGTCAGACGCGCCTGCTGGGCGTAATAGCGGCAGAAGTCCACCGCCTCGCGTACCTCGTCGAGGCTGTCCTGGATGGTCTTGCCGGCCTCCAGGATACACAGGGCCACCAGTTCGGCACGGTCCTCCTCGAGCAGATCGGCGAGCCGCTCGAGAATGGCGGCGCGCTGCTCCACCGGCGTGGCGTTCCAGCGCGGCCAGGCGGCGGCGAGCCGCTCCATGGCCAGGCTGACCAGCTCGCTACCGGCGCACCATTGGGTTCCTACCACGCGGTCGAGGTCCTGGGGAGAACGCACCTCGTGCACCTCGCCGGCGAGAACCTGGCCGTCGACCAGCGGCGTCGCCTGCCAACGGTGCTCCAGCTTCACCCGCAGGGCCCGTTCGAACGGCTGCCACTGGCTGCGCACGTTCAGATTGATGCCCCGCGAGTTCTTGCGTCCCGCCCCGTGGATGTCCACCGGCAAGGGGATGCGCGGGTTGGCCAGGCTGCTGCAGCGGCGCAGTTGCTCCACCGGATGCTCGATCAGGGTCTCGACCGGAATCCGCGGATCGACCAGCCGGTGCACGAACGAGGAGTTGGCACCGTTCTCCAGCAGACGGCGGACCAGATAGGGCAGCAGTTCGCGGTACTCCCCCACCGGCGCGTAGATGCGCACCCTGACCCGCCGCTGCTCGAGGAGGCAGTCGTACAGTGCGTCGCCCATGCCGTACAGGCGCTGGAACTCGAAATCGCGCGGCGTGTGAGGCTCTCCGGCCATGGCCAGAATGCAGGCGACGGTATGCGCGTTGTGGGTGGCGAACTGCGGATAGAGCACCCCACGAGTGTGCTCGCCGAGCAGATAGCGGGCACAGGCCAGGTAGGAGGTGTCGGTCCCCTCCTTGCGGGTGAACACCGGGTAGCCATCCAGCCCCTGCACCTGGCACTGCTTGATTTCGCTGTCCCAGTAGGCGCCCTTGACCAGGCGCACCGGAATGCGCGTATCCAGCTCGCGGCCGAGCAGGGTCAGCCAGACCAGTACCGGAAGCGCACGCTTGGAATAGGCCTGCACCACCAGGCCGAATTCGCCCCAGCCACGGATTGCCGGGTCGCAGAGCAGCTTCTCGAACAGCTCCAGGGACAGCTCCAGGCGATCAGCCTCCTCGGCGTCGATGGTAATCCCGACGTTCACCGAGCGGGCCAGTTCGGCCAGTTCCCGCACGCTGGCGAACAGCTCGACGAGCACGCGCTGGCGCTGCGCCACTTCGTAGCGCGGATGCAGCGCCGAGAGCTTGATCGAGATCGACGGTCGCGGCCCGTTGCCAACCTGCGGCTCACGGCCGAGGGCCTCGATGGCCAGGCGGTAGTCGGTCAGGAAGCGGTCGGCGGCTCCCTCGGTCAGGGCGGCTTCGCCGAGCATGTCGAAGGAGTGGCTGTAGCCACGCTCGCGGGCCCGGCGCGCGTTGCGCAGCGCCTCGGCGATATTGCGGCCGAGCACGAACTGGCTGCCCATCAACTTCATCGCCTGGCTCAGGGCAGCGCGGATCACCGGCTCGCCGGAGCGCTGCAGGAGCCGGCCGATCACCTTCTTCGGCCGGCCGTCGGAGCTCTCCGGACTGACCAGCCGGCCGGTCATCAGCAGGCCCCAGGCGGCGAAGTTGACCAGCAGGTTGTCGCTGTGCCCGAGGTGCTGCGCCCATTGCGCCGCACTCAGCTTGTCGCGGATCAGGGCCTCGGCGGTGGCCGGGTCGGGCACCCGCAGCAGCGCCTCGGCCAGGCACATGAGCATCAGCCCCTCCTGGGTATCTAGGCTGTACTCGCGCAGCAGGGCATCCAGGGTGTCCTCCGCATTGCCGCGGCGGCGCACCGCCTCGATCAATGCACGGGCATGCTCGCGAATGGCCGCGATACCGGCCTCGCCGGGATCGGCCAACGGTAGCAGCTCGCTCAGCCAGGCTGCCTCGTCGACGCAATAGTTGGCGCTGATGATCGGAAAGAATTCTCCAGCACTGGTGTCGAGCACATCGCCCTGCAGAACCCGACTGGCTTTGAACATCACCCACCTCCTTTTGCCATCCTCGGATTAGACGATAGCAAGCGGCAGGCAGGCCAGTCGCTACGAATTCAGAACATCATTCGCAACCCCAGGGTCAGGTTGCGTCCGGGCTGTACGACGTCGTCCTTGATGAAGGAGCTGTGGTCGCGGGCCTTCTCGTCCAGCAGGTTGTCGCCCTTGAGGTAGATCTGATAGTCGGCATGCCGGAGCGCCCCATGATGGGTAAGGCTGGCGCCCAGCATGCTGTAGCCGGAAGTCTCGGTCTCATGGTCGGCCAGACGCTGCTGGTGGTTCACCCGGTAGAACTCCAGCTGACCGTCGAGGCTGGGGGTGAAGCCGTGGTCCAGGCGCACGCCGAGACGCCCGGCGGGAATCCGCGGCAGGTCGCCGCCGCCATCGCGCAGCTTGCCGCGCACATGGTCGCCGAACAGGGTCAGCGCGGTGGCGTCGGTGGCCTGGAAGCGCACCTCGCCCTCGGCGCCGGTGAATAGCGCATCCTGCTGCCGGTACTCGATCTCCCGATAGCCGGAGCCGATATCGCGGCCGGTGTCGGCGGCGTAGATGTAGTCGTCCACCTGGTTGCGGTACAGGGTCAGGCTGAAGGTGGTGCGCCCGGCGAACTTGCGCAAGGTCAGCTCGGCGTTGTGCGAGGTTTCCTCGTCCAGGCCTGGATCGCCCAGCTCGACGGTGCGGGTCGCCGCGTGCGGACCGTCGGCGTACAGCTCCTCGGCGCTCGGCAGGCGTTGCGAACGGCTCAGCGACAAGCCGAGCGAGTACTCCGGCGCGAAGGTCCACACCGCACCGGCGGAGAACGAAGTGCCACGGTG from Azotobacter salinestris carries:
- a CDS encoding transglycosylase domain-containing protein, encoding MGVIWQRDEQRSVLPEHDLPPSAPPPPHRMRWRLLAWLVVLAGAAVLGVLLYFELQTSRLQSREFSRYAATLSYSVGNGPSPAIHFPEYGPYDRRLGYTALPEWLPRLEQRGFEITRQARFSQPLLEYSRHRLFPPYAEKPQAGLTISDCRGMPLYSYRLPKEFYSSYASIPPLVVHSLLFIENRYLLDPSQPLANPAVDWPRFSKAALSQVREMFGLAGQSAGGSTLATQIEKYRHSPDGLTDSAMEKLRQMFSASVRAYQNGPQTMEARQNVVRDYLNSVPLAAAPGYGEVHGLADGLRVWYGADFARVNRLLASADASLAERGLALRQVLSLLIAQRRPSHYLVAGREELAALTDSHIRLLRKGGQIDPGLAEAALAQRTAFRDWMQEPAVQPIETTKGISVARSRLATLLQRSLYDLDRFDLSASTPLQGELQEAITRYLGQLADPAFAESIGLFGERLLSPEKTAEVRYSFTLFERSGDSFLVRVQTDSTAQPFDINEGSKLELGSTAKLRVLTTYLEIIAELHARFAGQDRAALRAAEAQTEPLDFLTRWAIEWLMMNPEGSLPTMLDAALERRYSASPGESFFTGGGLHTFANFRKEDNGRRPTMRESLRESINLPFVRLLRDIVRYTIYQSPNNSVALLKDDQDPRRLEYLTRFADREGTVYLRRFWNKYRGKSSDERLATFLEGLRVTPVRLAAVHRYLLPQSDRASFDAFLRAHLPNDRTLTEKRLDSLYRSYGPGAYNLPDQGYIARVHPLDLWLLGYLIQHPAASYQEVVEASRDERQEVYGWLFKSRHRSARDSRIRTMVEVEAFLDIHQRWQRLGYPFPHLVPSLATALGSSGDRPAALAELIGIILNDGVRLPVVRIDSLEFAVDTPYETRLGLAPDRARRVLAPEVAAALRGALAQVVENGTARRLFGSFQQADGTPLTVGGKTGTGDNRIQRVARGGYVVSSQALNRTATFVFYLGPNHFGTLTAYVPGRAAEKFRFTSALPVQVLKGMAPILQPYLQGQNSLCQAAPATARH
- the putA gene encoding bifunctional proline dehydrogenase/L-glutamate gamma-semialdehyde dehydrogenase PutA; translation: MFKASRVLQGDVLDTSAGEFFPIISANYCVDEAAWLSELLPLADPGEAGIAAIREHARALIEAVRRRGNAEDTLDALLREYSLDTQEGLMLMCLAEALLRVPDPATAEALIRDKLSAAQWAQHLGHSDNLLVNFAAWGLLMTGRLVSPESSDGRPKKVIGRLLQRSGEPVIRAALSQAMKLMGSQFVLGRNIAEALRNARRARERGYSHSFDMLGEAALTEGAADRFLTDYRLAIEALGREPQVGNGPRPSISIKLSALHPRYEVAQRQRVLVELFASVRELAELARSVNVGITIDAEEADRLELSLELFEKLLCDPAIRGWGEFGLVVQAYSKRALPVLVWLTLLGRELDTRIPVRLVKGAYWDSEIKQCQVQGLDGYPVFTRKEGTDTSYLACARYLLGEHTRGVLYPQFATHNAHTVACILAMAGEPHTPRDFEFQRLYGMGDALYDCLLEQRRVRVRIYAPVGEYRELLPYLVRRLLENGANSSFVHRLVDPRIPVETLIEHPVEQLRRCSSLANPRIPLPVDIHGAGRKNSRGINLNVRSQWQPFERALRVKLEHRWQATPLVDGQVLAGEVHEVRSPQDLDRVVGTQWCAGSELVSLAMERLAAAWPRWNATPVEQRAAILERLADLLEEDRAELVALCILEAGKTIQDSLDEVREAVDFCRYYAQQARLTLGRTELRGPTGERNELFYEGRGLFFCISPWNFPLAIYLGQIAAALVAGNCVLAKPAEQTSLIAARALELLFAAGLPKEAIAFLPGDGPSLGAACCADPHLAGVCFTGSTETARLINRRLAWRDGPLVTLIAETGGQNVMIVDSTALPEQVVKDALHSAFTSAGQRCSALRVLYLQNEIAGPVIDLLRGAMAELRIGLPQRRDTDIGPLVDAQARQGLLEHVDMLKSEGRLLAEASLTPGLNGHFLAPVAFEIGGIGELRREHFGPILHVVRYAAEDLEQVVAAINASGYGLTLGVHSRNEATARRIEALARVGNLYVNRNQIGAVVGVQPFGGCGLSGTGPKAGGPNYLLRFVQERSTAINTAAVGGNASLLSLTEGD